In one Culex quinquefasciatus strain JHB chromosome 2, VPISU_Cqui_1.0_pri_paternal, whole genome shotgun sequence genomic region, the following are encoded:
- the LOC6036017 gene encoding cytochrome c oxidase assembly protein COX20, mitochondrial — MTDKKKVDFDALQADSPPARSLTLFGRDLSQMPCFRNSFLYGISLGMAVGFLAFMKTSRPQMSTHIGFGTFVGTTLCYWFPCRYNWSKQQREADMLQHLMQQQAMYEGSAKERELDQKAERA; from the exons ATGACGGACAAAAAGAAGGTTGATTTCGACGCCCTCCAGGCGGATTCGCCACCGGCACGG tCGTTGACCCTGTTTGGGCGCGACCTGAGCCAGATGCCCTGCTTTCGGAACAGCTTCCTGTACGGCATCAGCTTGGGCATGGCGGTAGGCTTTCTGGCCTTTATGAAGACGTCTCGGCCGCAGATGTCCACCCACATTGGGTTCGGGACGTTCGTGGGCACGACGCTGTGCTATTGGTTTCCGTGCcg ATACAACTGGTCCAAGCAGCAACGCGAAGCGGACATGCTGCAGCATTTAATGCAACAGCAAGCAATGTACGAGGGTTCGGCAAAGGAGCGCGAACTGGACCAGAAGGCGGAACGAGCCTAG
- the LOC6036019 gene encoding uncharacterized protein LOC6036019, translating to MSGQSLDFVPDYKTTLKVEPDLEHQQHQQHVENLTVESISIINPVPPTSSIQPGPSANPDGKPTKKSRKKRVQITRREAARQAARERRRQGRQVINEKCACHLSCGEKISEEHRKVLNEKYWAMDLKEQKAFVKAHSEPGQVKRRRAPIDPLGGGAEVKKAFTYSFRLPNPEGLLLSVCCTFFLNTIGFRQGCGNTIYRTHMKDITQDKRGKYERDRTLHDAVWDDILSYAPRTYHKGSKYSATALYLPTQLNAKMMHAEFKQRQEAFGRKGGSGSYYCSVLREMDVHFVEMDDFEIPDRKPIPVMVKPKEEEPSVEHVPDVDGSAMVQQYEQCPPGPVHPYHHPSAVAPLHHPYQIEHKPAVVQHYTSIPPHLDVPQNYHIHVVKQEPSYYGAHMHSMPSHESHYAEHDDRDDYSESYSNMVEGHGYSVESSYHDTAGNVINPEEPKIEIIHEEYAACPDSYEESHDYESQGPSDQPPTMLSEPPEEPAQKVPSKQKRPKRPSEPLPAILPEGYPPVKRTKRFIARVSNKARRRQSHPVMQLDCNCIWNCKDKISLEQQEQINGQYWDMGYCDQRLFMLEHTERHSIKRRRAKAKEEGPARKGYTYSYKLTDSSGQYQSVCCQFFLNTLGFGIGSGNVIYRAHQVELSVAISDKRGKFARDRTLRNLVDDDILSHFSAEQQESGRLDLTATEWTPKKLYNVHVKRQAALGNDKPGSFAFYWRRTKDLKVMFAPRPEPKAGGSGGSRKPRARPQKRPATQQHPEIIPQPGGGYLYVTGAPE from the exons ATGTCTGGCCAATCGCTGGATTTCGTTCCTGACTACAAGACTACACTGAAAGTGGAACCTGATCTAGAACACCAGCAACATCAACAGCACGTAGAGAACCTGACAGTGGAATCGATATCGATCATCAATCCCGTTCCTCCGACATCGAGCATCCAACCCGGTCCATCAGCAAATCCAGATGGCAAACCGACCAAGAAGTCCCGCAAGAAGCGAGTGCAGATAACGCGGCGGGAGGCGGCCAGGCAAGCAGCCCGGGAACGGCGCCGCCAGGGTCGACAGGTCATCAACGAAAAGTGCGCCTGCCATCTTTCCTGCGGGGAGAAGATCTCCGAGGAACATCGGAAGGTGCTGAACGAAAAGTACTGGGCGATGGACCTGAAGGAGCAAAAGGCGTTTGTTAAGGCGCACTCGGAGCCGGGTCAGGTCAAGAGGCGTCGGGCGCCGATTGATCCGTTGGGCGGGGGAGCGGAGGTGAAGAAGGCGTTCACGTACTCTTTTCGCCTGCCAAACCCGGAGGGCTTGTTGCTGTCGGTTTGCTGTACGTTTTTCCTGAACACGATTGGGTTTCGGCAGGGTTGTGGGAATACGATCTATCGGACGCACATGAAGGACATTACGCAGGACAAGAGGGGGAAGTACGAGCGGGATCGAACGCTGCACGACGCCGTTTGGGACGATATTCTTTCGTATGCGCCGCGGACCTACCACAAAGGGTCCAAATACAGTGCGACGGCGTTGTATTTGCCCACGCAGCTAAACGCCAAGATGATGCACGCGGAATTCAAGCAGAGACAGGAGGCGTTTGGACGGAAGGGCGGGAGTGGAAGCTATTACTGTTCGGTTCTGCGAGAGATGGACGTCCACTTTGTGGAAAtggatgattttgaaattccGGACAGGAAACCGATTCCGGTGATGGTTAAACCCAAAGAAGAAGAGCCTTCAGTTGAACATGTTCCTGATGTAGACGGTTCAGCGATGGTTCAGCAGTACGAGCAGTGTCCTCCTGGGCCAGTACACCCGTACCATCATCCTTCAGCGGTGGCACCGCTTCATCATCCGTATCAGATAGAGCACAAGCCGGCTGTGGTGCAGCATTATACAAGCATTCCGCCGCACCTGGATGTTCCTCAAAACTATCACATACATGTCGTGAAGCAGGAACCGTCATACTACGGAGCACACATGCATTCGATGCCCTCGCATGAGTCACACTATGCTGAACACGACGACCGTGACGACTACTCGGAATCGTACTCCAACATGGTCGAAGGGCACGGTTATTCCGTCGAATCTAGCTACCACGACACGGCCGGTAACGTGATCAATCCGGAAGAGCCCAAGATCGAAATTATCCACGAGGAGTACGCCGCGTGTCCGGATTCGTACGAAGAAAGCCACGACTACGAGTCTCAAGGTCCATCCGATCAACCGCCAACGATGCTATCCGAACCGCCGGAAGAACCTGCCCAGAAAGTTCCGTCCAAGCAGAAGCGCCCCAAACGACCATCAGAACCACTTCCAGCAATCCTACCGGAAGGTTACCCGCCGGTCAAGCGAACCAAGCGCTTCATTGCTCGAGTCAGCAACAAAGCACGCCGGCGCCAATCTCACCCCGTGATGCAGCTGGACTGTAACTGCATCTGGAACTGCAAGGACAAAATCAGCCTCGAACAGCAGGAACAGATCAACGGCCAGTACTGGGACATGGGCTATTGCGACCAGCGGTTGTTTATGCTTGAGCACACCGAACGGCACTCGATCAAACGCAGGCGGGCCAAGGCCAAGGAAGAAGGTCCCGCCAGGAAGGGTTACACGTACTCGTACAAACTAACCGACAGCAGCGGCCAGTATCAGAGCGTGTGCTGCCAATTCTTCCTCAACACGCTCGGATTTGGCATCGGTTCCGg CAACGTAATCTACCGCGCCCATCAGGTAGAACTTAGCGTGGCCATCAGCGACAAGCGCGGCAAGTTTGCCCGCGACCGAACCCTCCGCAATCTGGTCGATGACGACATTCTGTCGCACTTTAGCGCCGAGCAGCAGGAGAGTGGCCGCCTCGATCTGACCGCAACCGAGTGGACGCCCAAGAAGCTGTACAACGTGCACGTGAAACGGCAGGCCGCCCTCGGCAACGACAAGCCGGGAAGTTTTGCCTTTTACTGGCGCCGGACGAAGGATCTGAAGGTGATGTTTGCGCCGCGGCCGGAACCGAAGGCTGGTGGAAGTGGCGGGAGTAGGAAGCCGCGGGCGAGGCCCCAGAAGCGACCGGCGACGCAGCAGCATCCGGAGATAATTCCGCAGCCGGGAGGGGGGTATTTGTACGTGACTGGTGCACCGGAGTAG